From the genome of Camelus dromedarius isolate mCamDro1 chromosome 20, mCamDro1.pat, whole genome shotgun sequence:
ACACACATGTACCACCTAGCTCAGCTTCACAATgtctgggtttaaaaaaaaaactaagatgaGTATCTGACCATATCCAGATCCTCTGGAATGTCCACAGAATCATACCTTTCCACAGggcaaaatggaaaagagaaaaaaatgggatgAGCAAAAAAGTCTTCTCTGTTGGAACATGGCTGCCACAAGAAGCTAATACGGTGACCAAAGATGTTCAGAATGTTAATCACACTCTAACATGGGGATTTCAACTCAGTTTAACCAACGTTTTTGGGCTCTTCCTACATGCCAGGCACCGGGAATCCAGAGGTGAGTAAGACACTGCCCTGCCTTGGGAGGTTCACGATCTTTTGCAAACAGACCAGCAGACAGCCAGGACACACGGTGAGAAGGGCCTGGCAGCGCATACCTCTCTGTGCAGCTTCAAGTGAAACTCGAGCCCTGGCAAGCTTTGGAAATGTTTGCCCATGGAGAAAATGAGCTGATACAGCAGATAATCTATGGCTGCAAACAGCACCCAGATGTAGAGATGGGTAAGTACTGGGAGGAAAAACAGCCCCAGGTTTTTCCTGTCTTTCGGAGTCAGCCAGAAAGATGGGATGACAGtgtacttctttctttccttcttattcAGCGGGAGGACACAGGGCCTCTGCTCATGCCTCTCCCTTTCATCAAACTCAACAAACTGTCTGGTGATGTAGACATTCTCAAACTTCGCACCACGAGGGTCCAAAAACCGCTTCATGAAGAGGCCAGTGCCGAGCAGCATCAGCAGAAGCCCTGTGAAGGCAAGTAGCTGCCGGCCCACAGAGGACACCACCTCTGTTGCCGTCACCATCTGGTACAAGACACCCAGGGCTTTGTCTGTAGTGTCATTGAGCTGTGTTTCCAGGGCTTGGCTGGGACTGAAAAGAGAGACCGCCAGGGTCTGGTTCCAAGAAACAAGGTCATCAAATAGACTTAGGTGAGTAGCAAGGCCATATATCCACTGAATTGcttcaatatattttttcaaaagtggGAAATGAATGGAAAAGCTCTTTGCCCTTAGGTTGCAAGTCATACTGTCCAGGAGACTTTTAAAGTTGTGAAAAATGTTTTCCACATGTCCAAAGATTACTATCCCTGTGCCAGCAGCAATCAGAGCGTTCCTGCCCTCACGCAGGCCACATGAGAGGAAGAAGAGCAGAAGGAAACATCGCGCGTGTCTGGAGCAGCACAGCAGAGCCCACATGACCATCCAGGAGGCGATGAAGGCTATCAGTGAGGATGGAAGCCAGTAGAAGGCCACAGAGAGGAGGCCTACGGAAGTGAAGGCAACAAAACAGCAAACTCCCAAATGTTGAGTAAAGCCTATCCATCCAGGGCTTCTTGGAGACACATAAATCCCCCAAAGACTTAAGAAGATGTTGGTGCCTGACTTCCAGACACCCATGCTCCCTGTGTCcctggaaatgaaaaagaaaccagGTTGAGATGCTGCCTTTGAATGTCTTCTGTCACTTTGGAAAGGACATGATGGCAGATTGATTGCAAAAAATGGCCATAATTCATTACCATTCTCAGTCTCCACACTGTTAGCAAACCAAACGTGGGTCTGCTCACCCAAACACAGTAGAGCCAATCCACTGATGCCGgattgtggtgaaggaaagcacAGAGTTTACTGCAAGGTGCCCAACATgaggccaagcaaggagaatgggcagctcatgctcaaaagacccaaactccccagtGGCTTTTGGGGGAGGGTTTTAAAGGCAAGATGAGGGAGAGGGTTGCAGGTGCCTGATCAGCTAGTGTCCATCTTTCCGACtcgttgatggtgaggtaacagggtgatgttttggGGGTTGACGTTGTCAACTTTCTGGTTCCAACAAGTCTGTGGTCTATGTGGTGGTGGTCAGCAAGCAGTTAACTTCTTCTACCTGGTGGTGGTTTTAATATCTGCCAAACAGTTCAAGGATATGTCTCAGGATATTATctacagcccttgaggaggaactaaaggtccttgactttgttttatggctaaactGTTACTCTTGTTTCTTGCTTGActggtttcctttgtttctgcattttctcgcctctctgattaaatttgctccTTGGTACtcggggaaggcctaggagactaaagcgtTTCTACAAAGAAGAGATGGAGGACCTGGGGGATCTGTCCCTGGGAtggccctgcagggtcctgctcagtttcaacaCCTTCTTACGATGTGACTTCACAGCTTCTCCCATCGAGAAGTGAGAGAAATAGAATCTGTCAAGTGGCAGGGTTTATCTCTACAACCCTTGAATTCAAGATGCCTAAGACATCGTTGGCcaatagaatgtggcagaagtgacactATGCCTATCCAGAGTCTATGATTCCCACCTGCCTCTCTCTTGGAATCCCattactaactttttttttgccAAGTCCAGGTGTATTAGCctctattgctgttgtaacaaatttcCACAAACATAGTGACTTATAGAAACATgtattt
Proteins encoded in this window:
- the DCSTAMP gene encoding dendritic cell-specific transmembrane protein isoform X1; translation: MGVWKSGTNIFLSLWGIYVSPRSPGWIGFTQHLGVCCFVAFTSVGLLSVAFYWLPSSLIAFIASWMVMWALLCCSRHARCFLLLFFLSCGLREGRNALIAAGTGIVIFGHVENIFHNFKSLLDSMTCNLRAKSFSIHFPLLKKYIEAIQWIYGLATHLSLFDDLVSWNQTLAVSLFSPSQALETQLNDTTDKALGVLYQMVTATEVVSSVGRQLLAFTGLLLMLLGTGLFMKRFLDPRGAKFENVYITRQFVEFDERERHEQRPCVLPLNKKERKKYTVIPSFWLTPKDRKNLGLFFLPVLTHLYIWVLFAAIDYLLYQLIFSMGKHFQSLPGLEFHLKLHREEQGTQDIIHDSSFNISLFEPKCIPKPKLLLSETWIPLSIILVILVMLGLLSSILMQLKILVSASFYPNVQRERIRYLHAKLLKKRSKQPVGEVKRKLSLYFTKIHFWLPVLKMIGKKQSDIASEDNL
- the DCSTAMP gene encoding dendritic cell-specific transmembrane protein isoform X2 — its product is MGVWKSGTNIFLSLWGIYVSPRSPGWIGFTQHLGVCCFVAFTSVGLLSVAFYWLPSSLIAFIASWMVMWALLCCSRHARCFLLLFFLSCGLREGRNALIAAGTGIVIFGHVENIFHNFKSLLDSMTCNLRAKSFSIHFPLLKKYIEAIQWIYGLATHLSLFDDLVSWNQTLAVSLFSPSQALETQLNDTTDKALGVLYQMVTATEVVSSVGRQLLAFTGLLLMLLGTGLFMKRFLDPRGAKFENVYITRQFVEFDERERHEQRPCVLPLNKKERKKFISGFQS